GGGCTACACCGCCACGCTGCGCTTCTCCGCCACGGCCGAGGACGGCCGGACGGCCCAGTTCGCCGCCTCCGGCACCGTGATCACGTTCAAGGGCTTCCTCGACGCCTACGAGGAGGGCCGGGACGTGGAGAAGGAGGACGCGGAGGACAAGGACTCCGTGGGCCGCCGCCTGCCGCAGGTCGGGGAGGGGGAGACCCTCACGGGCGCCCCGATCGAGCCGACCGGGCACGAGACCTCCCCGCCGGCGCGCTACACGGAGGCCTCGATCGTCGCCGAGCTGGAGCGCCGCGAGATCGGCCGCCCGTCCACCTACGCGCCCACGATCTCCACGATCATGGACCGCGGCTACGTGACCAAGCGCGGCAACGCCCTGGTGCCGTCCTGGACCGCGTTCGCCGTGATCGGCCTGCTCGAAGACCACTTCGCCACGTACGTCGACTACGACTTCACGGCCCGCATGGAGGACGACCTCGACCGGATCGCCGCCGGCGAGCTGGCCCGCGAGGCCTGGCTCCAGACCTTCTACTTCGGCGCCCCCGCGGAGCAGACCCAGCGGGGCGTGGAGGGGCTCAAGCACGTGGTGGAGAACCTCGGGGAGATCGACGCCCGCGCCGTGAACTCCCTGCCCGTCACAGACGAGATCACCCTGCGCGTGGGCCAGTACGGCCCGTACCTCGAGCGCCGCCTGCCCGAGGGCGCCCCGGAGGGCACGACGCCGGACCGCGCCAACGTGCCCGAGGACCTCGCTCCGGACGAGCTGACGCCGGCCAAGGCCGAGGAGCTCCTGGCCGCCAGCGGCGGCACGGGCGAGCGCGAGCTGGGCACGGATCCGGAGACGGGGCGCGTCGTCGTCGCCAAGGACGGGCGCTACGGGCCGTACGTCACCGAGGTGATCCCGGAGATGACGGAGGAGCAGCTGCAGGCCTGGCTGGACGCGCAGCCCACCGAGTACTACAAGAACGGCAGGCCCAAGCCCAAGAAGAAGCCGGCCAAGGAGAAGCCCCGCACCGGCTCCCTCTTCAAGTCCATGTCCCTGGACACGGTCACGCTGGAGCAGGCGCTGCAGCTGATGTCCCTGCCGCGGATCGTGGGCGCGGACGCCGAGGGCGAGGTCATCACCGCCCAGAACGGCCGGTTCGGCCCGTACCTGAAGAAGGGCACGGACTCCCGGTCGCTCGAGTCCGAGGACCAGATCTTCACGATCACCCAGGAGCAGGCCCTCGAGATCTACGCCCAGCCCAAGCAGCGCGGCCGGGGCGCGGCCAAGCCGCCGCTGGCCGAGTTCGGCGAGGACCCGGTGTCCGGCAAGAAGGTCACGGTCAAGGAGGGCCGGTTCGGCCCGTACGTGACGGACGGCCAGACCAACATCACCGTGCCGCGCGGGAAGGACCCGGAGCAGCTCACCGCGGAGGAGGCCTACCAGCTCCTCGCGGACAAGCGCGCCAAGGGCCCCGCCACCAAGAAGGCGCCGGCCCGGAAGCCGGCCGCGAAGAGGCCCGCGGCGAAGAAGGCCCCCGCGACGAAGCCCGCCCCCCGGAAGAAGGGCTGAGCGTGCGCCTCGGCGTCCTGGACATCGGGTCC
This Micrococcus flavus DNA region includes the following protein-coding sequences:
- the topA gene encoding type I DNA topoisomerase: MSPASASRTGSTPEGKKLVIVESPAKSKSIAKYLNAVGSGWVVDSSVGHIRDLPKPSDLPADMKKGPYGKFAVDTDHGFTPYYVVHPDKKKKVTELKRELKDADALYLATDADREGEAIAWHLLDTLKPKVPVYRMTFGEITKEGVRRGLENIRELDTHLVDAQETRRILDRLFGYELSPVLWRKVSRGLSAGRVQSVATRLVVERERERMAFVAAQYWGVEGTFTVGPDAKADGAAGSSFTARLSTVDGSRVATGRDFTDAGALKDSAAGKVTHLDEAAASSLAAGLAGRDFTVDAVEDKPYTRRPAAPFTTSTLQQEASRKLRMSSRVSMQVAQRLYENGYITYMRTDSVNLSQEAIGAARTQATELYGAASVPDKPRVYAKRSENAQEAHEAIRPAGDAFRTPAQVKAELRPDEFRLYELIWKRTVASQMADAKGYTATLRFSATAEDGRTAQFAASGTVITFKGFLDAYEEGRDVEKEDAEDKDSVGRRLPQVGEGETLTGAPIEPTGHETSPPARYTEASIVAELERREIGRPSTYAPTISTIMDRGYVTKRGNALVPSWTAFAVIGLLEDHFATYVDYDFTARMEDDLDRIAAGELAREAWLQTFYFGAPAEQTQRGVEGLKHVVENLGEIDARAVNSLPVTDEITLRVGQYGPYLERRLPEGAPEGTTPDRANVPEDLAPDELTPAKAEELLAASGGTGERELGTDPETGRVVVAKDGRYGPYVTEVIPEMTEEQLQAWLDAQPTEYYKNGRPKPKKKPAKEKPRTGSLFKSMSLDTVTLEQALQLMSLPRIVGADAEGEVITAQNGRFGPYLKKGTDSRSLESEDQIFTITQEQALEIYAQPKQRGRGAAKPPLAEFGEDPVSGKKVTVKEGRFGPYVTDGQTNITVPRGKDPEQLTAEEAYQLLADKRAKGPATKKAPARKPAAKRPAAKKAPATKPAPRKKG